From Firmicutes bacterium HGW-Firmicutes-1, one genomic window encodes:
- a CDS encoding DeoR family transcriptional regulator gives MVGDDFLNERQLAILNMVSNAPKINVSSLSKELGVSQVTIRQDLRTLENNGMLKRFHGGAMPVSDDDMMKRLSFNFEVKTAIAQEAASLVSNGETVLIESGSTNVLLAVELAKKNNITIITNSAFISRYISGINNIKIILLGGDYQHESEVLVGPLTRKCLKEFHVDKVFIGVDGFSPSTGFTCVNLMRAEVAHAMAEQADKVIVVTDSSKFNMLGVASQLQAEDVDIVITDTNISAKDLEILKSFDIEVRSV, from the coding sequence ATGGTTGGGGATGATTTTTTGAACGAAAGACAACTCGCAATATTAAATATGGTTTCTAATGCTCCCAAAATCAACGTATCTAGCTTATCCAAAGAACTCGGTGTATCTCAGGTAACCATCAGACAAGACCTCAGAACCCTTGAGAACAACGGGATGTTAAAGCGGTTTCACGGAGGGGCAATGCCTGTTTCTGATGATGACATGATGAAAAGGCTATCATTTAATTTCGAAGTAAAAACCGCAATCGCACAGGAAGCTGCTTCACTTGTAAGTAACGGTGAAACTGTTTTAATTGAATCAGGCTCAACAAATGTACTTTTGGCGGTTGAACTAGCAAAGAAGAATAACATTACAATAATAACCAACTCGGCCTTTATTAGTAGGTATATCAGCGGCATAAACAACATCAAGATCATATTGCTTGGTGGCGACTACCAACACGAGTCAGAAGTATTGGTCGGCCCCCTTACTAGGAAATGCTTAAAGGAATTTCATGTCGATAAGGTTTTTATTGGAGTTGACGGTTTCAGCCCAAGTACAGGTTTCACTTGCGTTAACCTTATGAGAGCAGAAGTTGCCCATGCGATGGCCGAACAAGCCGACAAGGTAATCGTAGTTACTGATTCATCCAAGTTTAACATGCTTGGTGTCGCTAGCCAGCTTCAAGCCGAAGATGTGGACATAGTAATAACTGATACCAATATTTCTGCGAAGGATTTAGAAATATTAAAGAGTTTCGATATCGAAGTTAGATCTGTTTAA